A part of Rhodoligotrophos appendicifer genomic DNA contains:
- a CDS encoding phage regulatory CII family protein, whose product MTLTRPREVGSPYEALARMVDQCGGLKPVAAFMGNSTSTVQRWTVPEEDSDVSFRLVSQIVDRFQASAPAEHLALLAGGVFVPLVGTEVSPHWGALTAESASAFAEAMGEVARALAPTSDGAGVVTRREARHLVKTIDHAIRDMAALRGLALAVAEGEP is encoded by the coding sequence ATGACCCTCACCCGTCCCCGCGAGGTGGGCTCGCCCTACGAGGCGCTGGCCCGGATGGTCGACCAATGCGGCGGCTTGAAGCCCGTCGCCGCCTTCATGGGTAATTCCACCTCCACGGTTCAGCGCTGGACGGTTCCCGAGGAGGATAGCGACGTTTCCTTCAGGCTGGTGTCCCAGATCGTCGATCGGTTCCAGGCGAGCGCGCCGGCCGAGCATCTGGCGCTGCTTGCGGGCGGGGTGTTCGTTCCGCTCGTGGGCACCGAGGTCTCGCCGCATTGGGGCGCGTTGACGGCCGAGTCGGCTTCGGCCTTCGCGGAGGCCATGGGCGAGGTTGCCCGGGCTCTGGCGCCGACGAGCGACGGGGCAGGGGTCGTCACCCGGCGCGAGGCGCGGCATCTCGTGAAGACCATCGATCACGCCATTCGGGACATGGCCGCGCTGCGCGGCTTGGCGCTCGCGGTCGCAGAGGGGGAGCCGTGA
- a CDS encoding dATP/dGTP diphosphohydrolase domain-containing protein has translation MGQPNRELTDAEMERKGFGPCVPWFEPQREPAEGCLPVKARFDLLPADALEQVALAGTFGIDVHGDRHWEKGGFWGSHFGALMRHAWAFWRGEDRDPQSGLPHMAHVAWRALALTSYLLRSRGTDDRGI, from the coding sequence ATGGGACAGCCGAATCGTGAACTCACCGATGCCGAGATGGAGCGCAAAGGTTTTGGGCCGTGCGTGCCGTGGTTCGAACCGCAGCGTGAGCCCGCCGAGGGGTGCCTGCCTGTCAAGGCCCGGTTCGACCTGTTGCCAGCCGATGCGCTGGAGCAGGTGGCGCTCGCCGGCACCTTCGGGATCGACGTCCATGGCGACCGCCATTGGGAGAAGGGCGGGTTTTGGGGCTCGCATTTCGGCGCGCTGATGCGGCACGCCTGGGCGTTCTGGCGGGGTGAGGATCGCGATCCGCAGAGCGGGTTGCCGCATATGGCGCATGTCGCCTGGCGGGCCTTGGCGCTGACTTCCTATCTGCTGCGGTCACGCGGCACCGATGACAGGGGGATCTGA
- a CDS encoding GcrA family cell cycle regulator, whose protein sequence is MRAASPIDAAELERLLALGERVRDIARRFRTDERRITERMADLGLMRPEERRRAEGHALDARVAELAREGLTGAKIAEIMGLTRNQVIGRAFRMGVTLGFGRKRVLHVKLPPKAEKASRPKVERKAAPRAVPKPSPAVLVVPKVDLAPVVPGPAGGVPFLELAPRGCKFAVGQDAQGSHLFCGGSRAEGLPYCRHHAQIAYRPVEPKIRKRAA, encoded by the coding sequence ATGAGGGCGGCGTCACCGATCGATGCCGCTGAGCTGGAGAGGCTTCTCGCCCTCGGCGAACGTGTTCGCGACATTGCACGGCGGTTCAGGACCGATGAGCGCAGGATCACTGAACGAATGGCCGATCTGGGCCTGATGCGTCCTGAGGAGCGGCGGCGGGCCGAGGGCCACGCTTTGGATGCAAGGGTTGCGGAGCTGGCGCGGGAAGGCCTGACGGGGGCGAAGATTGCCGAGATCATGGGCCTGACCCGCAACCAGGTGATCGGCCGCGCCTTTCGCATGGGTGTCACCTTAGGTTTTGGCAGGAAGCGCGTTCTGCACGTCAAGCTGCCTCCCAAAGCAGAGAAGGCGTCGAGGCCAAAGGTCGAGCGGAAGGCGGCGCCGCGCGCGGTTCCAAAGCCATCGCCGGCGGTCCTGGTGGTGCCGAAGGTTGATCTGGCGCCGGTGGTGCCGGGCCCGGCGGGCGGGGTGCCGTTCCTGGAGCTGGCACCGCGCGGATGCAAGTTCGCCGTAGGCCAGGACGCTCAGGGCTCGCATCTGTTCTGCGGCGGGAGCCGCGCCGAGGGGCTGCCCTATTGCCGGCATCATGCGCAGATCGCCTATCGGCCGGTTGAGCCGAAAATCCGCAAGAGGGCGGCATGA